The genomic interval GAAGCGCAAGCGAGTGAACAAAACGCCATGAATCACTCGCTTGCGCGTCGTGCTCGTATCAAAGCTCAACTCGCGATTCTGGCACTAACGGCCTACCCCACAGCGGCCTACCCCACAGCGGCTTGGACTGCAGCGGGTTGGACTGCAGCGGTGTCCATCGCCGTGAAATCGATCTCGCGTCATCCATTGTGTGCCAGCGGGCAACGCACGACCATGCCTCCCCGTCAAGAAACCCCGGTTCACGGAAAACTTGGCGTAAACCATCAAGTCGATGACACGGTCCCGAACGTCGCATCCCCATCCAGGGCGTTGCCATGATTCCGGCGAATTGGTACGTTTTTGGGTCCGCGAATTGCTGTACGTCAGTCTTTCCAGACTGACATACCCCCAACCCGTACGTCAGCCTTTCCAGGCTGACATACACCCCGTACACCGCATGTCAGGCTAGAAAGCCTGACGTACTACCTGTCCCAACACACACAGACTGCCGCTGCGGCGGAATTTCAACGTGATCGCTCCCCATCGCGCCTCCCAACTGCCAGATGACCAGCGGATTGTGATCACCGGCATCGGTCTGACTGCACCCAACGGCAATGATTGGGACACGTTTCGAGAAGCCTTGTTGGAAAAACGAAGCGGCGTTCGCCCCTACGAAATCCGCTACTTTGGCGAGACGCTGGCGGGCATTTGCGATTTCGACGACAAACGGTATCAGACCAAAAAAGACATCCGGCGGGGCACCCGAGCCGGCAGCGTGGGGATCTACGCGGCCAACGAAGCCATCAAGCATTCGGGCATCGACTGGGAAAACACCGATCGATCGCGTGTCGGGATTTACGTCGGTGTGACCGAGCACGGAAACGTCGAAACCGAGAACGAGATCTACATCATCAAAGGATTCGACTACGACACGAGTTGTTGGTCGCACCACCACAATCCTCGCACCGTGGCCAACAATCCGGCCGGCGAAATCGCCCTCAATCTCGGCGTGACCGGCCCGCACTACACCATCGGTGCGGCTTGCGCAGCCGGCAATGCCGGGTTGATCCAAGGAGCCCAGATGCTGCGTCTGGACGAGTGCGACTTGGCGATTTGCGGGGGCACGAGCGAGAGCATTCACACGTTCGGAATTTTTGCCAGCTTCAATAGTCAAAACGCTTTGGCCACTCACGCGGATCCGACGAAGGCTTCGCGGCCGTTCGACGTCGATCGAAATGGCATCGTGGTCGCCGAAGGAGGCTGTTTGTACACGCTGGAACGGCTCAGCGACGCGAAGACTCGTGGTGCGACCATTTACGGCGAGTTGGTCGGATACGCCATGAATACCGACGCGACCGATTTTGTGTTGCCCAACCCGGAACGCCAGGCCCAGTGCGTCAACATGGCGCTCAAGCGGGCGGGGTTGCAAGCCAGCGATATCGACATTGTCAGCACCCACGCGACGGGCACCAGCAGCGGGGACGAGCAAGAATGCAAGGCCTTGCGCAGCGTGTTTGGGGAATCGACGACCACCCGCATCAACAACACGAAAAGCTATATCGGCCATGCCATGGGAGCCGCCGGAGCCCTGGAATTGGCCGGAAATCTGTCGTCTTTCCGTGATGGGGTAGTCCATCCGACGATAAACGTGGACAATCTGGATGAGGTGTGTGCGCTGCCCGGACTGGTTCTCAATGAGCCACAAGAATCCAAACGCATCGACTACATCTTGAACAACTCCTTCGGAATGCTGGGTATCAACTCGGTCGTGATCATTGGTCGCTACTGAGACCGAGGCTTCAGTTCCATTTCCCCTCCTATCATCACTTCGTAACTCACCATTCAAATTCGATGACGCCTGCTGAAATTCGCGACGAGATCTTGGACATTCTGGACGACATTTCCCCCGATGAGGATCTGGGCGACCTGAAGGATGATGTGCCGTTCCGAGATCAGTTGGAACTGGACAGCATGGACTTTCTGGACATCGTGATGGAGCTGCGTAAGCGTCACCGTGTGCAAATCCCCGAAGAAGAGTACGGGAATCTCGCCAGCATGGAGTCCACCGTGACTTATCTGGAGCCGAAGATGCGGGACATTGTGAAGTCCTGAAGTGTCGCAGTCGCCTCTCGCCCGAAACGATGCACCGGACACGGCAGATCGATCCGATCAGAAATCCGATCAGCCATCGGGTCATTACGATACGATCATCATCGGCGCGGGGATGAGCGGTTTGGCCGCCGGGATTCGGTTGGCGCATTTTGACCAACGCGTTTGCATCCTGGAACGACATTACACCATCGGTGGTCTCAATTCGTTTTACCGCATGGGCGGACGAGACTACGACGTCGGCCTGCACGCGATGACGAACTTTGCCCGCAAGGGTGACAAGAAAGGTCCGTTGGCGAAACTGATTCGGCAACTGCGATTTCGCTGGGAAGATTTCAAGCTTGCCGAGCAAGTCGGCTCGTCCATCCGGTTTCCCCACGCATCGTTGGACTTCAACAACGACATCGCGATGCTGGAAAGCGAAATCGCGTCGAGCTTTCCCGATCAGATCGATGGCTTTCGATCTCTTTGCGGTTCGCTGCTCGACTACAGCGACATGGACGGCGGGGACGAACGATTCATGGTCTCCGCGCGGACCATCATGGCCCAGCACTTGAGCAACCCGTTGCTGATCGAGATGCTGCTGTGCCCGCTGATGTGGTACGGCAACGCCCGCGAAGACGACATGGACTTTGGTCAGTTCTGCATCATGTTTCGGGCATGTTATTTGGAAGGATTCGGGCGTCCCTACAAAGGCGTCCGGATGATCCTGAAAAACCTCGTTCGCAAGTTTCGTGGACTCGGTGGTGAACTGAAATTACGCAGCGGCGTCTCCAAGATCCATGTCGAAGACGGTCGCGCCGTCGGCGTCGTGCTCGATGACGGCACCGAATTGACGGGCAATCGAATCCTGTCCTCTGCCGGCAACGTGGAAACGATGCGGATGTGTGACGACATCACGGAAGTCGCCACGGCCAAGGCGGGCAAGCTATCGTTCATCGAATCGATCTCGATCTTGGACTGCAAGCCCGCAGACATCGGATTTGATCGGACGATTGTTTTCTACAACGACAGCGACACGTTTCATTGGAAACGCCCCGACGATCAGTTGTGCGATGCACGGACCGGGGTGATCTGTTCGCCCAACAACTATCTCTACGATGCCGACGAAGGCGAATTGCCTGACGGTGTGGTCCGCATCACGACGCTGGCCAACCACGATTTGTGGAGCCAGTTGCCCGACGCAAAGTACCAGTCCGAAAAGATCCGCCAGTACGACGCTGCGGTCGCGTCCTCGGTACGCTTCATGCCCGATTTTCGGTCCCGCGTGATCGACACCGACATCTTCACCCCCAAAACGATCCGCCGGTTCACGTGGCACGACAACGGAGCCGTCTACGGAGCACCGGACAAGCAACTCGACGGGACGACGCACCTACCCAACGTTTTCTTGTGCGGAACCGACCAAGGATTCGTAGGAATCGTCGGAGCCATCGTCAGCGGCATCAGCATGGCCAACCGCCACTGCCTCGACGCCTGATCAGGCAGCAGCCCACAAAATAGTCGTTCGACTCTCCGAGTCGAAAACGCGCGCGAAGCCCCCATCATCCGCCACGCGATAGCGTCCGGTTCTCTCACATAAACTCGGCAAACCGGACGCTACCGACGTGAAACGTCGACATAGTCGTTCAACTCTCCGAGTCGAAAACGCGACCGAAGCGATCAAGTCCACCGTGCCAATCAGCATCCAACCCGCATCGTCAAACACCTACGCAATACGTTTCCACGCCAAGCCAAACCTGGGTCTCTACGAAAACATCGTGCCCCCATCATCCGCCACGCGATAGCGTCCGGTTCTCCCCCACGCACCAACCACCGCTCCGCGTGATCTTCGCAAGAAGACAGAACTCGTATCCTCCGCATCAACCACGAAGTGGTTCAACAGCACAGCCCGGGGTCGCGGCGAAGCCAGCGCACCCCGGGATATCCAACGCAGAACACCATTTACCCCAACGGGGTAAGACATCGCTGTCGCGAAACCCACGCACCAACCACCGCTCCGCGTGATCTTCGCAAGAAGACAGAACTCGTATCCTCCGCATCAACCACGAAGTGGTTCAACAGCACAGCCCGGGGTCGCGGCGAAGCCAGCGCACCCCGGGATATCCAACGCAAAACTATCGACGTGAAACGTCGACATTGTCGTTCGACTCTCCGAGTCGAAAACGCGTCCGAAGCCCCCATCAGCCGCAACGCGATAGCGTCCGGTTCTCCCCCACACACCAACCACCGCTCCGCGTGATCTTCGCAAAAAGACAGAACTCGTATCCTCCGCACCAACCACGAAGTGATTTAACAACGTAGCCCGGGGTCGCGGCGAAGCCAACGCACCCCGGGATATCCAACGCAGAACACCATTTACCCCAACGGGGTAAGACATCGCTGTCGCGAAACCCACGCACCAACCACCGCTCCGCGTGATCTTCGCAAGAAGACAGAACTCGTATCCTCCGCACCAACCACGAAGTGGTTAAACAACGTAGCCCGAGGTCGCGGCGAAGCCAGCGCACCCCGGGTTATCCAACGCATAACGCCATTTACCCCAGGGGACGTTCGGACAATAAGTGTCGGGAAACCCACGCACCAACCACCGCTCAGCGTGATCTTCGCAAAAAGACAGAACACGTATTTTCCGCACCGACCACGAAGTGGTTCAACAACGTAGCCCGGGGTCGCGGCGAAGCCAACGCACCCCGGGTTAGCCAACGCAAAACGCCATTTACCCCAGCGGGGTAAGACATAGCTTCCGCGGCCAACCCGCAACGCCAGAAAGCCGCTGCAAAGGCCACCAACAAAACTCAGCGTTGCACACTGGTCTATGATTCATGGGCAACACAGGCTGGGAAGTCCTTTCGGCATAGACCCTCTGTTCCAGCCCAAGGCTCGTTCACGACGATAGCAAGACGTACTGAATACGTATCGGGTTCGGATTTTTAAGCCTGTATTACGACTGCAGTTTGAACGTTTCACAGCGAACGGTTTGCATGGACTGACGGAAAGAGACTGGCAACGATTCTGCTTTCCACAACCTCGCATATCCGGCAAAACGCAATGCGTAAGGTTTTCACCCTTCACCCTTCAAACGTTCCCTCACCCAATGGAACCAATCGGCACTGAGCTCCGGCTCACCATCCCAACGGTAGGCAACCCTATTGCTGCCCTTCGCCACGCTGTAGTCCCCGCAAGCGACGTTGGCCGCTAGTGGCGTCGGAGTCCCAGTTAGCCAATAGTCGCCAAACATACACTCTTCACCCTTCACTCTTCAAACTTCCACCGATGCCGACGATGGGTTCGACCAGTTCCGTCTTCATAACATTTGATCCGAAGCTAGTTTCGCGGGTGTTTCAGAAATGTATCTGGCGATGGAAAACGGCCAAGCAGCTACTCACAGCTCGAAGAG from Stieleria varia carries:
- a CDS encoding beta-ketoacyl-[acyl-carrier-protein] synthase family protein codes for the protein MIAPHRASQLPDDQRIVITGIGLTAPNGNDWDTFREALLEKRSGVRPYEIRYFGETLAGICDFDDKRYQTKKDIRRGTRAGSVGIYAANEAIKHSGIDWENTDRSRVGIYVGVTEHGNVETENEIYIIKGFDYDTSCWSHHHNPRTVANNPAGEIALNLGVTGPHYTIGAACAAGNAGLIQGAQMLRLDECDLAICGGTSESIHTFGIFASFNSQNALATHADPTKASRPFDVDRNGIVVAEGGCLYTLERLSDAKTRGATIYGELVGYAMNTDATDFVLPNPERQAQCVNMALKRAGLQASDIDIVSTHATGTSSGDEQECKALRSVFGESTTTRINNTKSYIGHAMGAAGALELAGNLSSFRDGVVHPTINVDNLDEVCALPGLVLNEPQESKRIDYILNNSFGMLGINSVVIIGRY
- a CDS encoding acyl carrier protein gives rise to the protein MTPAEIRDEILDILDDISPDEDLGDLKDDVPFRDQLELDSMDFLDIVMELRKRHRVQIPEEEYGNLASMESTVTYLEPKMRDIVKS
- a CDS encoding NAD(P)/FAD-dependent oxidoreductase gives rise to the protein MIIGAGMSGLAAGIRLAHFDQRVCILERHYTIGGLNSFYRMGGRDYDVGLHAMTNFARKGDKKGPLAKLIRQLRFRWEDFKLAEQVGSSIRFPHASLDFNNDIAMLESEIASSFPDQIDGFRSLCGSLLDYSDMDGGDERFMVSARTIMAQHLSNPLLIEMLLCPLMWYGNAREDDMDFGQFCIMFRACYLEGFGRPYKGVRMILKNLVRKFRGLGGELKLRSGVSKIHVEDGRAVGVVLDDGTELTGNRILSSAGNVETMRMCDDITEVATAKAGKLSFIESISILDCKPADIGFDRTIVFYNDSDTFHWKRPDDQLCDARTGVICSPNNYLYDADEGELPDGVVRITTLANHDLWSQLPDAKYQSEKIRQYDAAVASSVRFMPDFRSRVIDTDIFTPKTIRRFTWHDNGAVYGAPDKQLDGTTHLPNVFLCGTDQGFVGIVGAIVSGISMANRHCLDA